TGCTTGGTGCTGAGAATTTGGCGAAGCAAACGGATCACATCCTCTCGAGATGCATCGTAACAGCTTTCGCATACCCAAACCAGCTCAACGAGCGTAACAAGTCCTATGAAGCCAGGATTATCTGGAGAACATTCGGACTCAATAAACTGTTCGGCCCTTGCAGATTGAGTTGAATCGTCTTGTGCTACGTATCGAACCAATACATTGGTATCAAGTGCGATCACTTGCCTGCTCCGCGACGCCGTATTGCCGCGCGCATATCTTCAATAGAGACATGCTTAGCCGGTTTTTTGAGTAGTCCTTTAAGAGAACTCACATCCTCAATTAGCGGCTTGATCGAAAACTCACCATCACTAACTTCTACAAATTCTATGCGGTGACCAGCATCAATCCCTAGTCTCTGCCTAACCGATTGAGGTATGGTTATTTGTCCTTTGCTGGTAACCGTGGCTGTCGTCATTACTCCTTACCAATTGCAGTAAATCTTACCTGTTTGCTCCTTCCTTACTATAGCGTAAGGGAACACACTTTGTCAAGGAGCTCATCCAGTCAGCTAGAATAGGTAACGTAGATTCGACGCTTACTTGACAGGGGTACCCGATGCCGACAGCAGACGTGCGAGTAACTGTAGACTCCGTCGTTTTGACTGTGCAGGAAGACACCCTGGAAGTACTACTTATTAAGCGCAAGTACGAGCCTTTCAAAACTAAGTGGGCGCTGCCGGGTGGATTTCTTGAGACTTCGGACAAAAGCCTGGAAGATGCAGTTGCCCGCGAATTATATGAAGAGACCAATGTCTCAAACGTCTATCTCGAACAGTTATATACGTTCGGCGACAAAGGTCGTGATCCCAGAGGTCGTGTCGTTACTGTTGCCTATCTTGCCCTCATTCGTCAGGAGGGTTTTGAACTGCGCACTAGCTCTGAGGCATCAGGGGTTGCCTGGTGGCCGGTCAACGCACTTCCAGATTTAGCTTTTGACCACGAACGCATCATTAGCTATGCGCATCAGCGATTGAAAAACAAAATCGAATACTCACCGGCAGCATTTAAACTGCTGCCCGACAAATTTACTTTGCGCGATCTACAAATGATCTATGAGGGCGTACTGGGTAAAGCGATAGATAACCGCAACTTCCGAAAGAAGTTTCTCAATACAGGCGTTCTCCAAGAGCTGGAAGAAACGACCCAAGAATCATCCTTCAGACCGGCTCGACTGTATTCATTCTCGGAGGAAGACTTCGAGAAACTACCTGATCGCCCAGTTTTCGTATTCAGCTAAAAGCAACCGTTAACCTTACACTCGCACGCAGACCTATCGTCTGTATATATTACATTCTCAAGATGTCGGTCTCCTCACAGACATTATCCGACAAGGCTCATCCAGTGAGGCTTCTGAGCATCAGCCGGCTGGTCAACCGCGTTTAATAGACGCTCTAGTCAAGTTATGGTATAACGTAATTAGTACGTTTGCTTGGTTCCGACTTCACCGTCGAGAAGTAGATTAATTTAAGGAATCCACACCATGACCAACACGACAAACCTTTTAGCAACAGCCAAATTGCCGACCAGCGAGCAAATCCCAGCTACTGTCAATCGACCACTATTTAGCGACTGGGAAGAGCAGCTAATAGACAGGTCAATCAAATTCGCCTTCGAAGAAGACCTTGGCATTAATAACGAAGACATCACATCTTTGGCGACTGTGTCACCCGACACAGTCGTTTCTGCTTCTTTGGTTATAAAGCAGAAAGGCACGATTGCCGGACTCTACCTCTTAGAGAAGGTCTTCGGCAAACTGGACAAAGACATCTCCATCAAATTGCTAGGACGAGATGGCGACACGATTACTCAAATCCCGCACACGATTGCCACGATAACAGGCAAAGCCAGAGCGATACTTGCCGGCGAAAGATTAGCCCTCAACTACATCCAGAGACTATCGGGCATTGCTACGAAAACAAAGCAATTTGTTGAGCTGGCAAAACCGGAAGGCGTTCAAATCCTCAACACAAGAAAAACCACACCGGGACTAAGGACTCTTGAGAGAGAAGCCACTTATGTCGCCGGCGCCTTGAACCATCGCTTTGGACTGAGCGAAGGCATTCTCATCAAAGACAACCACATCAGACTAGCCGGCGGCATTCCGCAGGCAATCGCCAAAGTACGCGAGATGCATCCGGATCGCATCGTCGAAGTTGAGACCACAACTCTCAATGAAGTTCGCCAAGCCGAAGAAGCTGGAGCGGAAATCGTCATGCTCGACAATATGACGCCGCAAATGGTGACTGAAGCCGTAGCAATACTTGACGGCAAGGCTTTCATTGAAGTCTCCGGCGGAATTAATTTAGACAACATTTCTCACTACCTAATAAAGGGTGTCAACGGCATATCAATCGGCGGGCTGACACATTCAGCACCGGCGATAGATATTAGTCTTGAGGTTGAAATATAACCATGCTGCAAACAAAAATAATTCCGTCAGCGCTCACCGACCAGTTAAGACAAGACCAACTGGTTAAAGAAATCCGAGCACTGGCGAAAAAGCGCAACGCCGTTATTCTGGCGCACAACTATCAAATCCCCGAGATACAAGATGTTGCCGATTTCGTTGGCGACTCCCTGGGGCTTTCACAGCAAGCGCACAAAACATCTGCTGATGTTATTGCTTTCTGCGGCGTACACTTCATGGCTGAAACAGCAGCTATTCTATGCCCAGACAAACGCGTTCTCATTCCAGATCTAAAGGCAGGCTGCTCTCTAGCGGAGTCAATTAATATTGATCAACTGCGCGCCTGGAAAGCAGAGCATCCAAATGCCGTCGTTGTTTCATATGTAAATACAACTGCCGAAATTAAAGCTGAGACGGATTATTGCTGCACATCCGGCAATGCATTAAAGATCGTCCAATCTATTCCAGAGGACCAGGAAATTTTATTTCTGCCAGATCAATTTTTAGGATCTTGGGTGCAGAAAATGACTGGCCGCAAAAATATGCACATATGGATGGGTGAGTGTCACGTTCACTCGGCTGTTCCACCAAGCAAAATCGACGAGAAGTTAAAAGAGTATCCGAAAGCTGAACTTCTAATTCACCCTGAATGTGGTTGTTTAACTCCATATTTGGATCGCGTGATTAGACAAAACGGCACATGTCCATTAAAAGTTGCATCGACCGAAGGCATGATGAAACAAGCCAATACTTCATCATCCAAACAGTTTGTCGTTGCAACTGAAATTGGCATTCTACACAGACTCAAGAAAGAAAATCCCGAAAAGGAATTTCTACCCATCGACAATGAGATGTCCTGCAAATACATGAAGATGATTACACTCGAAAATTTGCATAACGCACTTAAAAATGACGAATTCCACGTAACAGTCCCTGAAGAGATTGCAAAGAAAGCAAGACTTTCAATAGACAGAATGATTTCTATTGTTTAAATCGGCGTTGCCAGAGGTTAAAAATGACATCAACAACAGATTCATTAAAATTTGACAGCCTGGTAGTTGGCTCAGGACTAGCTGGACTGCTCTCAGCCCTGGAGCTTGCCAATCAAGGTCAATCAGTCGCCCTTGTCTCAAAAGGTGCGCTTGTTGAATCTAATACTTCTTGGGCACAAGGTGGACTCGCTGCGGTAACACCTGCAAGTTTTCTCGATTCACCGGAAAAACACTTCCAAGACACAATTAAATCCGGCGCCGGATTAACCGATCAATTAACAGCGTGGCTCATAATTCGCGACGGCGCAAAATTAGTCGAAAAGTTAGGTCAACTCGGAGTCAATTTTGACATCAGAGAAAATAAAACTTTCGATTTAGCACTAGAAGGCGGTCACCGCCAACCTCGTGTCTTGCACTGCAAAGATACAACCGGCAGATCAATTACAACTGCATTAGCAGAACACGTGCGGTCACACGCAAATATCACAGTACTCGAACATTGCGCGGCACTAGATTTAATTGTTCAAGAAAATAATTGTCTGGGCGCTTATTTCATTAATGGCAAATCCACAATCACAATTCTTGCCAACAATACACTCCTTGCCTCCGGTGGAATTGGTCAAGTCTTCTCGCGTACAACAAATCCACTTGTCGCAACAGGCGACGGCATTGCAATGGCATACAGAGCAGGCGCGGCGCTTGCCGATATGGAATTTGTGCAATTCCATCCGACAGCTCTTTTCGTTAAGGATGCACCAGCATTTTTAATTTCAGAAGCAGTACGCGGCGCAGGCGCAATTCTCACTGACGACAATGAAGAGCCATTCATGCACCGCTTTCATGAAAACGGTGAGTTAGCAACGCGTGACATTGTCGCTCGCGCAATTCACACTACAATTCGCAGACAAGCTAAACCATATGTGTATTTAGATATGAGACCAATTGGTATAGAAAAGCTTGCCGAAAGATTTCCACACATCATCAATAATTGCCGCCATTGGGGAATTGATCCACTAATACAGCCCGTGCCTGTTGCACCTGCAGCACACTATTTCATGGGTGGAATTTTGACAAATGTTGATGGTCAGACATCGGTAGATAATTTGTACGCAATTGGCGAATGCGCCGCAAATGGCTTGCATGGCGCAAATAGACTCGCTAGCAATTCACTGTTAGAGGCAGGCGTAATGGCAATTCGCGTCACTCAGTGTATTGCTAAAAATGTAAGTCGGACAACAAAAACACATACCATTGGACCAGCGCGAAAATTAATGGCCGCTCCGCTAGATGCCGAAAAATTGAAAGAATCTCTCTACAAAAACGCCGGTATTGTGCGTAATGCTGAATCATTAACTGAGCTTGCATCATCATTATTCCAAGAATCGATGCTTGCACCACGCAACACTGTTGCGCAAGCAGAATCAGCAAATATGTTGATCATGGGCAAATTAATTGCTCGCGCAGCACTTTTGCGTACCGAATCAAGAGGCGCTCATTACCGCGCAGATCATCCACAGGATGATGAGCGCATGAAGCAGCGCCTAATTGTTATGAATGGAAAATGGTCCTGGCTTGAGCCGAAAGCAATTAGCCTCGACGACGACTGCGCTTCTCCTCAAATCCAGCCTGTTGCTCAGCCTTTAGCTGGAGACGTCTTTGCAATTGCGCAGGCGAAAAAGGAAAAGAACACCAACCGGCACCGCCCACAGGGCACGTCCCCAAAACATTCGTAATAGGTTTTGTTGAAGTACGTTTACGAACAGTGCGCACCAAGAGCTTTGTTGAATGAGCCATCATTGAGCCTCCTGTCTATATTTGTTTTACCACCAATAGCCCTAAATGGCCAAATTTTTGCATTTACTTATGCCTGGAAAGGCGCAACCAGCCTTGAATTGAAGGATTCTCATCCAAATGACGGTAAAAATCATCATTTAGATGGAAGGAAAATTGCAACGTAAAATCTACCTTTGTAGTGTTAACTACAATAGGTGGCCACAAGAACTATGAATTCAACAACTAATATATGGTCCCTAGACCGTCAGGTTCGCTTCACGTCCGCTGTACTAATTCTACTTGGTATCAGCTTGGCGTACACGATATCGCCATTTTGGATCTATCTTTCTGCATTTATTGCATTGGGCATGCTTTTGTCTGCTTTAACCGATAGCTGCGGCATGGGTCTTGTCTTAAGCAAATTGCCCTGGAATAGAACTGTTAAATCTTGTGCCAAGGATTGCCAAAATTGATTTCTGCGTTAACAATTGATGCAGTCAATAAGGCATAAAAAGTGAAAAGAATTATCTTCCTCGTAGCTTTAGTACAGCTGTCCTTCTTAGTCGAAACTGTTTCAGCCAATCCGCAAAATAAATTATCAAAATCGGCAATTGAAGGCAAAGCTCTATTTGCAACAATGAATTGCGCCAGTTGCCATACCGTAGGGCAAGAAGGTGGGTGCTTGGGCCCACCATTGGCAGGCGTCGGTTCCCGCCGCACGAAAGGATTTCTCGAAGCACGTCTTACAAATACAAAAGAAGCCGAACTGAAATTCCAATCGGAATATAGCTATCACGCCGAATTAATGCCGCATCCAAGGTTTGCTCCTGAGACGGCCAATAAGTTGATTGCCTACTTGCAAACATTGCCCAGTCCTAAAGGTGGCTTTCAAATAGAGCCTCATAAACCATTAGAGGCAAAGTCAAGAAATGCGAATGAAATCAAAGAAGCAACAGCAGCTGATATCGCTGAAGGCGCACGCAACTTTTACAAATTCGGTTGCGCCGCCTGTCATTCAATCGGCAATATTGGAGGATCATTAGGACCTGCTCTTGATGGAGTGGGCGGGTTTAGAGATCTTGATTTCATAACCGATCACATCACGGACGCGCAAATTCATACAAGAATGTTGAAGGGTGATGAAGGCACAAGCAAGATGCCTCACTTCAAAGCAACCGAAAAAGAAATTGACCAAATCGCGGCTTTTCTGTATACATTGAAGTCTAAGAAGTAGTTGGAGGGAATTGTGTCTGTAATTAGTGGAATACGTCTTGTTGTCTTTACCTTACTAGCATTATCTGTAACTTTGTCCTTTCAAATAACTGATGCAGCCGCAAAAGATCAGGCAAAAAAGAATCGCGCAACAAAGGTCGAAGGACAAACGATCTTCAATCAGTACTGTGCCAGCTGCCACCAGGATGGTGGCAATGTGACAGTACCCAGCAAAACAGTAGCCGGCTCCAACAAGTTAGCTACGGTTGCAGTTTTTAAAGATTATTTGAATAACCCTGTTGGGCACATGCCTTTCTACAAAAATGTTATAGATGACAAGGCTACCCTCGATGCACTCTATAGATATTGCAAGTCTTTGAAAAAGGAAAGTATCAAACAAGTGTCTCAAGAGCCTATGCCCAGCAATAAGCTCTAATGATTCGATTTCTTGTTTTTTGTATATCAATGCTTGTTTGCAGCTCAAGCGCGCAAGCATTGGATTTGCCCAGTGCAATACAACCCTATAGGCTGGAGCACTTCCCGACTCAAGAACAACTCTTAATTCGCCTCAAAGACCTAAAGGCAAAAGCTCTAAGCAAACCGGACAACAGCCAAATTCTCGTAAACCTTGCTGAGGTCGAAGGTCAGCTGGGAGATCTAGACCAAGCCATAAAACACGGCAGATCAGCTGCAAACTATGCTCCTGAAGACTTCAGAGTTCATCTGGTTTTGGCAAGACTTTTCCTTCTTGACCGCAACGCATTGGCAGCCAGGCTCCAGGCAGAAAGAGCCCTTGAGCTGATGGGCAAGACTGGCGATAGAACTGCTGCCCGGTGCTTGCAGATAACCGCTCTAATTGACCTGAAAGAGCTTTCAAAAGCAGACAAGCTATCAGCCTCGGAGTTCAAAAAGAGCCCTAAGGATGCCCGTTTAGCCTTCCTTAGAGGGTGGGTTTTGGCTGCTAACCAAGAGAAAGCGGCTCAGGAAGCAGCATTGAGCGCCTACAGGCAGTCTCTAATCCTCGATCCAAGCATGAACGAGTCCCATTACAACCTGGGGCTTCTACTGGCTCAACAAGGGCAAAATAAGGCGGCAATTGCCGAGCTAACCACCTATTTGTCTTCTTCGTCAGGGACATCCAGTAGTTCAACTGCCAAGTTAGCAGAAGATTTAATCTCCAAATTAGCCCATCAGGACTGAATTTCCGATCTCCTGGCAATCGACCTCGAAAAACCGCTTGATCTCCCAAATACAAGCGTCTAATAATTGTGGTGCCTCGCTTTCAGGGGTTCCAAGGATGAACAGGTGGAAATGCCTTTTCACCCACTCGTATATCTACTGGCCAGGCTCGTATTTATCCCATCGCAATCCTTGACAGTGAATACCGTAATGTAGTCTAATGCGAACTGTGGATTGGTATGGGTTTCAAGCGATTTAGATGCGCATAAAAGAGATCGAACTCGACAACTTTAAGTCGTTCGGAAAGCGCACTGTTGTACCGCTTTTACCAGGCTTTACGACAATTTCCGGACCAAACGGCTCCGGCAAGTCGAATATCATCGATAGTTTGTTATTTGCATTAGGACTGTCTTCTACGCGCTCGATGCGTGCTGAGAGACTGCCCGACTTGCTCAACAACTTGAGCGGCAAGAACGAAGCCCGAGTAACCGTACGCTTTACGGATGACAAAGGCAATGAGCTCGAGGTAGTCCGCCGTATTCGCGTCAAGGAAAACAGCTATACCTCGACGTATATGCTTAACGGCAGAAATACAACTCTCACTGAAATCCACGACGAGCTGATGAAATACAACGTCAGCCCGACAGGTTTTAACGTCATCATGCAGGGCGACGTCACGGGAATTGTGACCATGAGCGCCAGCGAACGCCGTAAAATCATAGATGAATTGGCCGGCGTTGCCGAATTCGACAGACGTATTGATCAAGCAACAGATGAACTTTCATCCGTAGGCGAAAAAATTGATCACCAGAAAATTATTCTGACTGAAATTGCCGCTCGCATTTTGACTCTGCAATCAGATAGAGACCAAGCTCTCAAATATCTTGATTTGAAAAAGCAGAAAGAAAGCATTGAACGTGACTTGGTATTCGTCCGGGTAAAAGAAGGCGAAGCCAAATTAGCTGCTGAATTAGCCAGACTAACAAGCCTCAACGAGCGTGAAGAGCATTTACTTGCCGTCCGCGAAAAGGCTGAAATGGATCTTTTCCAATTGCGCTCCGAAATGGGTCGCATTGACGAAGAGATTCGTGACAAGGGTGGCAACGAGCAGATATTACTCCGCCAGGAACAAGAAAACCTGCGCGGTGAATTGACTCGTGAAGAAAACAGACTTGCATCCGTCACAACCGCTGCTGAAGAAAAAGGCAAATTGCAAAAGAGCTTACAAGCTCAAATTAAGACCATTGATAAACACATCAATGACTTGAACAAGCACAGAAAGCAAAGCGAAATTGATATCAAGGCTGTAAAAGAAATTTACGCCGAGAAGGAAGCTGCACTTGCTGTAATTCAAAGTCAGATTGATGAATTGCGCCAAGCTAAAGATCGTTCGTCAGACAAAGTAACTTCCACTTATTCAACTTTGCAGAAGTTGAGAGAAGAAAAGCACGAACTAGAAGTTAAGTGCACCAAGCACAGCAGCCGTAAGGAAGAGCTCGAAAGAGGTCTTGAGTCCTTACGCTCTTTTGTCACAACAAATATCAGTAAGTCAGCTGAATCCAAAGGCTTAGTTCTCTCGTTAGAGCGTAAATACACAGATGTCCAAGCGTTGGCACTGGGTATGGAGCGCAACGTTCGTCAGCTGGAAGACGAAATGGCTTCAACCAATGAAGACATTGAGATGAAGCGCAAGGAATTGGAAGCAATCAACAGACGCATCATCGAGTTGGAAACCCACCGTGATGTTGCTGGTGAAAGCGGTTATGGCAGAGCTGTCGAAGCCATCTTAAAAGCTAATATCCCCGGTGTGCACGGCACAATTGGTCAATTGGGTAATGTTGACCAGCGTTACACAACAGCTTTGGAAATTTGTATTGGACCAAGACTGGCTCACATTGTTGTAGATGACGACCAAGTAGCTCAAGAATGTATTGAATACTTAAAGTCACACAAAGCCGGTCGCGCGACATTCGTTCCTCTAAATAAGATAGTCACGCAACCACCAGGCTTATTGCCTGATCGTCCAGGCGTAATTGACTATGCCTATAACTTAATTGACTTCGATCCTCGTTATTCCAAAGCCTTCCAATATGCTTGCGGACAGACAATTGTCGTCGAAGACATGGAAGTTGGACGTAAGCTTCTCGGTCAAGCTCGCATGGTCACACTGCCAGGCGAACTGTTTGAAAAAGCAGGAAGTATCACTGGTGGTACAGACAGTAAAGCCAAACTGCACTTTACAGGCGGCAAGGGTGAAAACGACCTCAATACTCTGCAATTAAAGAGCAAGAGCCTACTTGGCTATATCCAAGGATTGCAGGACGCTCTCAAAGAATTGACAGCAACCATCGCTGAAGATCGTGAAAAGCTCAAAGATGTTCACACGCAGCTGGCCAAAGAACATGCTGAACTTGAAGGCAAGCGCAAAGAGTCGGAAAACATCGACAAAGAAATTGAAGAAGCTAAGCCTAAGCTGAGAGCTAATGGTGACGAGATTGAACAGATTGATAAAGATCTGGATCAATACTCCAAGACTTTGGCTGACTTGGACAAGCAGATCGGAAAACTCCACGAAGAAGTTGCCGATATCACAAGCTCCGGTCAAAGAAGCGAAATTGATAAGCTCATTGGTCAAGCTGAAGAATTACAGATTGAACTTGAGCACATTGGTCAAAACGTAAACGAAAACCAGCGCGAAATAGACCGCCTGGAAGCCGAAGAAAGAGTCGAGCAAAATACTCGCGCCGGCTTTGACGCACAGCTAGTCGAAGTGACTAAGGAAATCGACGAGCTCAAAGTAGAATTCCCGGGACATACTGCACGTATTGAAGAGCTGAAGAAGCAAATAGACGAGATTGAAGTTAAGGTCAACTCTCTATCTAATGAATTGACTCAGCTACGCGAACTCAAAGACCAGATCTATGAAAAGGTCACTGGCTGCGAGATTGAAAAGACCAAAATAGAGCAAGACTTACTCCACTTGGAAGAAGAGCGCCAGAAGTGCAAACTATCGCACGGTGCTTTGACCGAGCAATTAACTGTTCTGAAAGTCGAACTCGAGCAATTGCTTGCCGAACAACCTGATTACGAGCCACCATCTGCCGGTACTGTTGAACAACTGAAGATGCAGTCCGACAGGTTGGAAAAGCGCATGCGCGCCCTCGAGCCTGTAAACATGAAGGCTTTGGAAGAGTACGACTTAACCAGACAGCGCCAGCAGGAAATGGAAGAGAACCTGCTTACGTTGACCACCGAGAAAGACGAAATTCTCCAGCGCATTGCCGGCTACGACGAATTGAAGAAGCGCACATTTATGGAATCATTCGATGCCATTAACGCCAACTTCCAAGAAATCTTCCACGAACTCTCTCACGGTAGCGGTCGCCTCGAGCTGGAAAATCCGGAAAGACCATTCGAAGGCGGTCTCATTATCCGTGCTCAACCACGTGAGAAGAAGATGCAACGCATCGAGGCTCTATCCGGTGGTGAGAAGTCACTGACAGCTTTGTCATTTGTGTTTGCCTTCCAGCGTTATGCTCCGGCTCCGTTCTACGCATTTGATGAAGTCGACATGATGCTTGATGGTTCCAACGCTGAGCGCCTTGCCCGCATGGTCAAGCGTCAATCAGAACAAGCTCAGTTTGTTGTAGTAAGTTTGCGCCGTCCAATGATTGAAAATTCCAACCACGCTGTTGGCGTATCCTTGAGAGCCGATGGCTTCTCACGCGTGGTCGGTATCCAAGAAATTCAACTGCCTGATGAAGAACAAGCGGAAGAAGTGGTTGGGGCAGGTGTTTAATTATGGTCGAAGCATATCCAACAGGGTTTCCCGAGGAAGGTCTTCCACCAATCGGTCCTGAGATAACTCAAGGCGAATTTCAAACTCCAACTGTAGAAGCACCGAGCAAAGGCTATGCAGCCGTAGGCGGTATTGAGCTTCTAGTTGAGATGGCTGCCAAAGGTGAAATTGATCCAAAGAACATCGATATTATTGATGTCACCGACAAGTTTTTGCGCGCCATTGCTGCCGCACCGAAAGAAAACTTGCGCCAAAGCGGCAAGACCCTTTTCCATGCTTCAGTTCTTTTGAGAATGAAAGCAGAGGCTTTGCTAGTCGACAATCTCGATGATTTGTCCGGCGGCGATGACTTCCTTGATTTCGACGAAGAAGGCGGCATAATCTACGACGCAAACAACCAACCGGTTGCCCGTCAGATTACCCTGGCAGACCTCGAAAAAGCGCTTGTGAGACGTGCCAACAACAAGCAAATGCGCCAGAGAAAGGTCACACTCGAACAACTTATTGAAGCACTGCGTGAAGCTGAACATATCGAAAAAGCGCGTGCCACCAAAGAACGCAAACCTGCCATTGATCTAGAAGGACAGCACGAGGTCAATGACTTTGACGATATCTTGGAGCTCGCTCACGATGAAGATATCGAGGTTGTCATTGCTCGTATTGAGCAAATCTTGGTCAAGCATTTCATTTCGGAAGATACCTTGCCCTTAGTTCACTTGATAAGAGCAATGGGAGAGAGAGGCGATTGGGTAGATGCGTTTTTAGCTGTGCTATTTCTCTCAAACGCAGGTAAAATTACCCTTGAGCAAGAACAGTTTTACGGACCGCTATTTTTGGTTCGTCCCGGCGAACGTCAATCGTCCGCTGACAATGATGGAGAGGCCCAACCAGAGGCATTAGAGGCATAGGCATAAATAAATGAGTTTAAAGGCTAGAGTTGAAGCAGTGCTATTCCTGACGGACAAACCGATCAGGGCAGCCGCAATTGCCAAAATCGTCAATGTCGACGTACAACTTGTACGTCAGGCATTAATCGAATTGGTTCAAGACTATGAAGCCCGCTCAAGCGGACTTGAGATTGCCGCAGATGACGGCTACATCATTCAAGTGAAGGACGAGTTTGCTTCCATCATCGATGAATTCTTACCAGTAGAAATGTCGGCTGCGCACATAAGAACGCTTTCGGCAATCGCCATCAAGCAACCCATCCCACAATCAGACATCATCAAGATTCGTGGTGCCGGTGCTTACGATCACATCAAAGAATTGCTCGAGAAAGAACTCATCAACAAAGATGAGAACCAAGGCGGTCGCTCACCAATATTGACGACAACCAAGAAATTCCAAGAGTATTTCCGCCTCACTAAAGATGCAAAATCATTGCGTCAAATGCTGCGCAAGCAAGATAAGCCGGAAACACCGGAAGGTGAGTCAGGTGAGGGTGAAGCTGAAGGCTTTAGCGAAGAAGAAGCACAACAACTGCTTCTCTTGGCTCAAAGCATTGCTGGTGAAGGTGCCTCTGCTCCTGTTGAAGGTGAAGTAGCTCAGACAGAAACTATCGCACAGACTGAAACATCTGAAAGCGTAGACTTTGCACCTGAAGCATCATCTGAATCAATGGAAGCTACTACAGAAGTTGCAGCCGAGACTTCAGAGGAAGTAACAGCAGCAGCCACAACAGAAGCAATTGCAGTCGCTGAAGAAGTCGAAGCTAGTGAAGATTCGGATGATGATGAATCTGACGACGAAGATGAAGACGAATCAGAAGATGACGACGATGAAGATGATGATGAGTCTGATGAAG
The Candidatus Obscuribacterales bacterium DNA segment above includes these coding regions:
- a CDS encoding type II toxin-antitoxin system VapC family toxin — translated: MIALDTNVLVRYVAQDDSTQSARAEQFIESECSPDNPGFIGLVTLVELVWVCESCYDASREDVIRLLRQILSTKQLAVQDADIVWQALKLFDGGPADFSDYLIERIAHAHGCESVVTFDKTAAKAGMTLLKV
- a CDS encoding AbrB/MazE/SpoVT family DNA-binding domain-containing protein — its product is MTTATVTSKGQITIPQSVRQRLGIDAGHRIEFVEVSDGEFSIKPLIEDVSSLKGLLKKPAKHVSIEDMRAAIRRRGAGK
- a CDS encoding NUDIX hydrolase, which gives rise to MPTADVRVTVDSVVLTVQEDTLEVLLIKRKYEPFKTKWALPGGFLETSDKSLEDAVARELYEETNVSNVYLEQLYTFGDKGRDPRGRVVTVAYLALIRQEGFELRTSSEASGVAWWPVNALPDLAFDHERIISYAHQRLKNKIEYSPAAFKLLPDKFTLRDLQMIYEGVLGKAIDNRNFRKKFLNTGVLQELEETTQESSFRPARLYSFSEEDFEKLPDRPVFVFS
- the nadC gene encoding carboxylating nicotinate-nucleotide diphosphorylase, whose product is MTNTTNLLATAKLPTSEQIPATVNRPLFSDWEEQLIDRSIKFAFEEDLGINNEDITSLATVSPDTVVSASLVIKQKGTIAGLYLLEKVFGKLDKDISIKLLGRDGDTITQIPHTIATITGKARAILAGERLALNYIQRLSGIATKTKQFVELAKPEGVQILNTRKTTPGLRTLEREATYVAGALNHRFGLSEGILIKDNHIRLAGGIPQAIAKVREMHPDRIVEVETTTLNEVRQAEEAGAEIVMLDNMTPQMVTEAVAILDGKAFIEVSGGINLDNISHYLIKGVNGISIGGLTHSAPAIDISLEVEI
- the nadA gene encoding quinolinate synthase NadA → MLQTKIIPSALTDQLRQDQLVKEIRALAKKRNAVILAHNYQIPEIQDVADFVGDSLGLSQQAHKTSADVIAFCGVHFMAETAAILCPDKRVLIPDLKAGCSLAESINIDQLRAWKAEHPNAVVVSYVNTTAEIKAETDYCCTSGNALKIVQSIPEDQEILFLPDQFLGSWVQKMTGRKNMHIWMGECHVHSAVPPSKIDEKLKEYPKAELLIHPECGCLTPYLDRVIRQNGTCPLKVASTEGMMKQANTSSSKQFVVATEIGILHRLKKENPEKEFLPIDNEMSCKYMKMITLENLHNALKNDEFHVTVPEEIAKKARLSIDRMISIV
- the nadB gene encoding L-aspartate oxidase; this translates as MTSTTDSLKFDSLVVGSGLAGLLSALELANQGQSVALVSKGALVESNTSWAQGGLAAVTPASFLDSPEKHFQDTIKSGAGLTDQLTAWLIIRDGAKLVEKLGQLGVNFDIRENKTFDLALEGGHRQPRVLHCKDTTGRSITTALAEHVRSHANITVLEHCAALDLIVQENNCLGAYFINGKSTITILANNTLLASGGIGQVFSRTTNPLVATGDGIAMAYRAGAALADMEFVQFHPTALFVKDAPAFLISEAVRGAGAILTDDNEEPFMHRFHENGELATRDIVARAIHTTIRRQAKPYVYLDMRPIGIEKLAERFPHIINNCRHWGIDPLIQPVPVAPAAHYFMGGILTNVDGQTSVDNLYAIGECAANGLHGANRLASNSLLEAGVMAIRVTQCIAKNVSRTTKTHTIGPARKLMAAPLDAEKLKESLYKNAGIVRNAESLTELASSLFQESMLAPRNTVAQAESANMLIMGKLIARAALLRTESRGAHYRADHPQDDERMKQRLIVMNGKWSWLEPKAISLDDDCASPQIQPVAQPLAGDVFAIAQAKKEKNTNRHRPQGTSPKHS
- a CDS encoding DUF2892 domain-containing protein, yielding MNSTTNIWSLDRQVRFTSAVLILLGISLAYTISPFWIYLSAFIALGMLLSALTDSCGMGLVLSKLPWNRTVKSCAKDCQN
- a CDS encoding cytochrome c, whose protein sequence is MKRIIFLVALVQLSFLVETVSANPQNKLSKSAIEGKALFATMNCASCHTVGQEGGCLGPPLAGVGSRRTKGFLEARLTNTKEAELKFQSEYSYHAELMPHPRFAPETANKLIAYLQTLPSPKGGFQIEPHKPLEAKSRNANEIKEATAADIAEGARNFYKFGCAACHSIGNIGGSLGPALDGVGGFRDLDFITDHITDAQIHTRMLKGDEGTSKMPHFKATEKEIDQIAAFLYTLKSKK
- a CDS encoding c-type cytochrome — translated: MSVISGIRLVVFTLLALSVTLSFQITDAAAKDQAKKNRATKVEGQTIFNQYCASCHQDGGNVTVPSKTVAGSNKLATVAVFKDYLNNPVGHMPFYKNVIDDKATLDALYRYCKSLKKESIKQVSQEPMPSNKL